In Hemicordylus capensis ecotype Gifberg chromosome 12, rHemCap1.1.pri, whole genome shotgun sequence, the genomic stretch GCAAAAATGTGGGGTGCGCCCCACTCTGCAAGCTGGCATGACCTCAGAGCACCCAACATCTGTAAGCCACCCCGTCCTATCCTGCTCTATTTACGCAGCAGCTGGCTGTTCCTCTCACCCCTGGGCCAAGAAGCCCCTGCCTGCAGGGTCTGGCGCCTGTCTCCcgcttcccttctcccccccccccactcaatcTCCACCGTTATCCATAGGCAAAGACCGCTCGACCCACAGAACCTAAAGCCATAACCCTTCCCTTCACTGCACCCCAAAACTCACACAAACACATCGCATGTACCCTTCCCCACTTCTGTCCCATTCGTGGAGGTTgcggggagcagagagggtgagcagcccagcctgggcgcCCCCCTGGCTGGTTTCCAGGGAGGCCAGAGCATCACCTCTCTGGCCCCGCTCGCCCCCCACAAGGGAGTCGGTGTCCAAGACCAAGGTAGCCCCAACGCAGGGAGGAGACCATTCCAAGCAAAGGGAGAAGGGGGGTCTGGGCAGGGAGAAGCAACCCCCCCAGTGCCAAAGAGCCGTTTCCAGCCAGGGCCCCTACAGGCATCCACGGAGCTGCTGGGAAGAAGCTGCAGAGACTCCCGGAGGAAGATACTGGCGGAGGCGGCAGAATCCCGGTCTCCGGGGGAGGAAGGGCCGGGTGCGATAGGGGGACTCTAGTCCGTTCCGTTTGCAAACTCGCACAGTGTGTTTTCCAAGTCAGAAATGCGCTGCTCGTGGGCTTGGACGGTTTGCCGTAAAGAGCGGATTTCTTCCAGGAGCTCCTCTAGGGCGGAGGGCTGTGTTGGGAGCAAGAGAAGCACGTCAGAGGCCAACAGCTCTCCCCGCTCTCTGGCCCTGGACCTGCACGCCCATGCACGGCTAGCTCAGTTCATCACCCCCTTGGATCTTTCTCTTAATCTACAAGTTACTAGTCCTGGTGGTGGCAGGAGTGGGGAAACGGTTCTgaatgtttcccctccctcctcccctcgccACCGTCCTTTCAGGCCTGATTCACAGACTTATTTGCATCTACGTTTAATGTGGGCTAATGAAATCAGTGTGAGCGTGTGAACGATGGCTTAGGGCCCGAGATGAACCCGAGATTCCCGCCTAGGCATGAAAAGCACACGAATGTCCGTAACCAGTTTtctctctcacagggattcccagatgttgtagtctaacagcactTTCATTTCGGAAACTCCTCCCAGCGTCTAGCCTGAACCTGCTGCCCTGCAGTGTCAACccctcagcagcaacagagaacaagtcccttcctcctcccacgtGGCAGCAGCCCACCCGGTCTTTGAAGATGTTTGGGATTATTTCTTTAATTGCCAGTCTGTGGAATTCTGGCTTTATTTCAgggtttattctaatgtgcagctggacacattttgtggGAATAGGAGGGGTTAATAAGGAACAGAAACAGAGGAGGGAGAAAGTCTCAACTATAGTTCGGGAAGGGAGACAACTTCATCCTTCTTCGCAAGGgacctttcccccccttccttttcttattttcctgtcccttccctcctccctctctgcctctgtCTCTTAAGTTTTCCATTCATCCTCATTTCCCCTTCCCAAGTGCTCACAGATTGGAAATGCGGGGTTTCTcccatccccccccaaaaaaattgggGGGCTCCCGCCAGCTTCTTGTGCAATTGGAGGTAaagcttagaataaaccctgCTTTATTTAGCTCTGCTAGAGAGCATCCCTCCAGGAACAAAAGCCTCACTCCCTTCGCAGAGCTAACAGACGAACGGCTTCCATCATGCACTGCCCGGATCAAGGGAGCAGACAGAAACAACTCACAGAGAAGTTGGAGTCACAGGTGGACTGACTCCGCCGTGGCCCTGTTGGGGGCTTGCTGTCTAGGATATTCTTCTTGGTGACTTTGAGCTCACGGTTCTTGACGGGGACGTAGCCGTCGCGCAAGGAGACCAGGATGGGCTCAGCGTCCTTTCCTGACAGCCATTCGTCCGCCTCTAATGCCGGCTCGGGACCCGGCGTGTCGGGATACAGGTCGTCTTGGAAAAGGTCAGACTGCCCGAGACATGAAAAAGAGAAGGGAACcgtttaaaaaccaaaaccaaaaaacaatTCCTTTAACAGCCAGAAGGTGGCACTCTCAGTTCATTGGGATGTTGTGCAGGTTAGCCGGAGGGTCCATTAaacgcaaagaggcaccttttcaaagcagtgatcctctttactgagcaggcggagagcaactggccctatccatccccagcacagcatccctccagtggctgcttccggtgtctctcttatgcttctttattattattattattattagtattagtattagtattttacattttatatcccgctcctccttcaaggagcccagagcggtgtaccacatacttaagtttctcctcacaacaaccctgtgaagtaggtcaggctgagagagaagtgactggcccagagtcacccaacaaatggctgaatggggatttgaactcgggtctcccctttggggacagggagccattttatttattgatgtttggaaacttttttttaaaagtggcatatacataAGTGCCGTATTCATATTCGTAATGACACCCCTGGCTTGGGCCCACGTGCAATGAAAGCACACATTCTGAGGACATCTCTGCTGTGTGGCCGAGGgggagggttgccatattcaagcttccaaaatccaggtggcctaatttgcacattatgcaaattatgctttgcattctatttatttttttattagacagatttgtatacttccccctccttctctgccctcccatgtgatcggatccagagtaataTCTGGGgaatccgggcagcgcatttgaaatccgtgtaaatctgggtgggaTTTAgcagccaaaatctgggggctaccctaaattctggggacATGGCAACCTTATGGGGGGGGGGTACAAAAGGCTccgccttccccaccccagctccgaaTTTGCACAGAGGCACCCATTCGCCTAAGGAGGACTCACTTTTCGTGGCACCGTCATGATGATGGGCTCACATTTACGTTCGTGCAGCTTGTAAAACCTGGtttgtgggggagaggaagaaagaaaggatgCACAGCATCAGGTTATGGCAGGCCTGCCCAACCTAAGGGCCGGGGACTGGATCCggcctgcagggactttttttgctggcccgTGGGTAGGACTAGCCTACAGCAACAGTGCCTCAGAAAGGCGGGGGGACCTCTTTgggtcagttccctcttctccaagggGGGCATTTTCTGTTCACTCTGAAACTGCCTAGCAGCaccatgcatgcttactcagacatatcctcagtgaggcttactcccaagtaggcATGCCTAGGACtgcaacctgaaagcaacagcagatTAGGGAAATGGGAGGGCTTTGTTTGGGCCCGGAATGCCCTCCAGGTGCTCCCCCTATTCTTTGGTCCCTCTCCTTGTTTTAAGAGGAGAGCCCGCTGGGGCATTTGCATTGCACACCCCTGGGTAGCTACAGCCACCTATTGTGCGCTGTGGTGCGTCAGGGATTAAAGCCATTTTATGAGCGTCTATGACGACACAAGGATTAAGGTGCCTGGACCCTGATTCAAGGCCCACAACACCCCTGTGGCTGTGGCAGGAGTGGTCCGTTCTCCACCCACTCGGCAGAAGGCCCCACACGTTCTTTGCTAGCCATCCCCGCAACCTTGCCGCTGTGCAAGCCCGACCTGGCGATTTCGCACTTGCTGACGTCCAGCCCTCTCTTGGGCATGTAACCCATTCCTCGCTGGGGCTCTTTGCTGCTGTAGGTGCTCAGGTAATGGACGTACGGGGCTTCGTCCGTAATCTCAAAGTACCGGATGCTGCTGTCCCCCTGCACAGAAACAGGAGATAAGGAAGGCAGGCAGAACTTAGAGGAGGTTCACTGCAGGTCACCCCACACCTTTATTTTTTTGCCAAGGAAAGACTTCAGGGCCTACAGTATGTGGAAGCAAAGCATGTTACATGCTTCCCACTTTTCCCCAAGGGTGAGAATTTCCAGGGGCCCAAAAGGGAGCATCAAAGCATGCCCTCAAGGCAGAAGGTCTGCCAAAGAGTACAGTAGCCGCCCCCTAAGGCTGAACCCCCGGCTCCGCGAGTGCTCAGAAACTATTATTTCCTTCTCTTTGACCTACTTCATAAAGGAAAGGCAAACTGTGCcctcgggtcggtgtcgactcctagcgaccacagagccacgtggttttcttggtagaataccggaggggttgaccattgctgtctcccgcatagtatgagatgatgcctttcagcaatttcctatattgctgcttcatACAACCCTCCAAACCCCTAGAgtgctcaacttagccccaccctccactgtttttggactacaactcccataatccccagtcacagtagccaacagccagggattgtgggagttgtaggccaacgtcttcaggagggcccaagttgagcaggcctgtcctagagaCATTAGAGATGCCCCCCGCTCAAAAATCACCATGAGCATTCACGTCCCCCACCAGGCGATACCGACCACCCCAGTTGGCTCGTGGGCTAGGGGATGTTTGGCTCAATGATTGTGAGCCCCTCGGGGCAGAGAACCTTCTCCTCGCTTTCCCCACAGAAGCCTCTGTGGGAACTTCCTTGTGGAAAAGCAGCATGGACAGGTGCTCACTAGTTAATAGATGAGTGGtcccctcaggcaaaggttggcCTCCTTAAGTGGCCCCTGTGAGCTGGGCCAAGAATGGGTGCCTCCtgaaaatggcggctctctctcATGTTTCGCTGTCTGGGCCTTTTCCAAATGGCGCCTCTCTCCTAACTAGCAGGCGAAGAGCAGCTGTCTCTattcacctcagcacagcatcccacccagTAGCTCTTGCTGGGGGTCTCCCTCATGTCTCCTTTCAGACTGGGAgacccttggggcagagaataaTCTTCTCTGGGCTTCTGCTATAGAAGCCACTGTGGGAACTTTTCTGACTGAAAAGCAGGGTAGACAGGTGCgtcataaataataaatgagcccCCTCCCTCAGGCAAAGGCCGGCCTCCTTAGGTGGCCTCCACTCATTGGGCCAAGAATgggcaccttctcaaaatggcggctctctcctctttagcagggggagagcaactggccctatccagcccagcaaaGCACCCCTCCCAGGGCTGGTGCTGGGTTCTCCCTTGCATTTCTCTTTAGATTGAGAAAGGAATAATAAACATGTCCCTTTTGTGAcagagccttttggggacagagaaccatctcattaacaacaacaacaacaacaactattattgcTTTGTAAtgtgctttgtgaacttttgttgttgaaaagcattacgTATGTTTATTAATAagctttcccccttatttttgCTATGGAAACGGCTTTCAGATATTTGTTTTTTTGGCCGAAAAACAAGATCTAAATAGTTTTAATAACGACTTCCAGCCCTGCTAACAAgggatgccttttaaagtggaggtTCTCTTAtgtatagcagggggagagaaacagtCCCTATAGTCCAGCCCAGActggcatctctccagtggcagttgctatttagactgggagccctttggggcagggaactttcttcaggccctctctcctgaaggagattcggggtagaagccctgtgtgtcaagcctcctggtgtgtttcccagactaggggaaactcCTATATGGGGCACGAGCAATATAGGGAGgcgcggaaaggcatcatctcatactgcgcaggaggaggccatgactaacccctcctgtattgtacccagaaagccacagggctctgtgggtgccaggagttggcaccgactcaacggcccaacctttcctttccttacctTACCTTGCCACACAGGTAGACTATACTGGAATCCGGGTCGTAAAAAGGGAGCAGGACCCCATTGCTTGTGTCCATCTCCTGGAGGGCTATGGGCTCCTCGAAGTTTTTCTGTGGggacaaggaagaaaggaagaggtcaGAGAGCAGAAGGTCAAGCCAGGATGGGCACAAGCTGGGCACTGCGGTCAGGCACTTTaacccacaccccaccccaaagctGAGGAAAGGAAAACCCTGCAGTGTTGAGGCAGATTGGGGCCCACCTCGCCCAGCCAGCAGCTTTGccagccacactccctctgtaccACTGATT encodes the following:
- the CORO6 gene encoding coronin-6 isoform X3; the protein is MSRRVVRQSKFRHVFGQPAKADQMYEDIRVSKVTWDSSFCAVNPKFVAIIVESGGGGAFIVLPLAKTGRVDKNFPLVTGHTAPVLDIDWCPHNDNVLASASEDTTVMVWQIPDYVPMRNLTEPVVTLEGHSKRVGILTWHPTARNILLSAGGDNMIILWNVGTGEALLTLDDLHTDLIYNVCWNHNGSLFVTTCKDKHLRIIDPRQRLVVAKNFEEPIALQEMDTSNGVLLPFYDPDSSIVYLCGKGDSSIRYFEITDEAPYVHYLSTYSSKEPQRGMGYMPKRGLDVSKCEIARFYKLHERKCEPIIMTVPRKSDLFQDDLYPDTPGPEPALEADEWLSGKDAEPILVSLRDGYVPVKNRELKVTKKNILDSKPPTGPRRSQSTCDSNFSPSALEELLEEIRSLRQTVQAHEQRISDLENTLCEFANGTD